Below is a genomic region from Rhodohalobacter sp. 614A.
TTGAAAATAGATTTCATGAAATCCATGTGGAAAGCAATCGTTTCGCTGTCGTATAGACGCATATCTTCAGACACAAAACCGATATTTCGTTTCGCAGCAATTTGTTCATCAGGTATGGAATACCCCAGTACATTGATCGTCCCGCTATCCGGGGTCACCAGTCCCATAATCATTCGTAATATTGTTGATTTCCCTGCACCATTGGGCCCCACCAATCCCATAACAGTGCCTTGTTCGAAAGACAGGTCTACATTTTGCAGTTGAAAATGCGGATACTGTTTTGCGATGCCTTTACAGTTTACCGCCAAAGGTATGTTCATGATTTTTATATATACTTTTTAATCATTTTCAATAATTCATCCTCAGGTATATCCAGGGATTTCGCCAATTTTCCAGCTTGTTCCAGATGCTGGTTTAACTTTTCGCGCTGAAGCTCCTTCAAATTTTGGGAATCATTTACCCAACTTCCTTTTCCTTGTTGGGTTGAAATAACCCCTTCGCGCTCCAATTCCATATAGGCACGTTTTACGGTAATGATGCTGACCTTGACCTCCGTTGCCAGCTCCCGAATGGAAGGCAAAGGGGTTCTCGGCGACCAATCTCCTACAGCAATGCGTTGCTTTATTTGCTCCATGATCTGTTGATACATGGGGCGTTTATCGGTTTGAGAGAGTATAAAATTGTAATTCATAATTAAGTATACACAGTATACACAGTTGAAATAAATAAAACAATACCCAAACTTCCAGACCAAACGAACAAAGCCGTTTATTGAGAAAGGGATTAAAGCTGATTCAGCTTATGGAATAAAAAAAGGATTGATATTACACTCTTTTAAATCACAATTTATCCGTGTCAATATCCACTGTGACCAGGAAATGATCGGATGCATACCGGTGTTTTCTCCAAACCATTTGACCGTCGGGCAATTCTTCATGAACCCGAGCATTGCTTATCCAGGATTTCGGGCGGTTTCGGGAATAAAGAATATGGTCGATCCACACATCGCGGTAGTTATCAAAAATGGGATCTTTAAAGCTCGTTGTGTGAATGGGAGAGAGGTTGATTTTCCATTGGTCATCATCATCAAGCGCATCAAAAAGAGCGTTGCCAAGGCACAGACCGGGTTTCCAGACGGTTCCCATCAGCCGCTCAATTCCGCTTACGTTCAGTTTCTTTTCGCTGGCATCCTGGCCCGGCCCGTCGTTGATATCCCCACAAATAATGAGTGGAATATCGCGTGTTGAATTTTCAGTGAGGTAGTAGTCCAGAAACTCAAGCCGAAGCTGAGTGCATTGTGCTACAATTTTCTTTCGGTTTGCATCTGCCTGCGACCACCATTTCGACCATTCATATGCCTGGAAAATTCCTTTGCTTTTCAGGTGAAGTCCAACCACCCGGAATTTTTTTCCGTCAATCAGGTTGATTTCTGCATACAGCGGCAGGCGTTCAAACCGGTGAAGTTCCCGGATGTCGTCATCGTCCGTATCAATGGCAAAATCTGTGGTTGCATTGCTGAGACGTTCACTCTCGCCGCCCTGTCCCTCGCCGATATGAAACCGATCAAAAGAATTACCGGAAAAATGTCCCTTATCCGTTCGCACGGCAATACCTACAATCTGCGATCCCCCTTTCGTAGGTTGAACATCGCAGGCCCAGGTTCCGTTAATATCCGTATCAAAAAATAACTGGAGTTCATTGGCTTTATTTGGCCCCTCAACAACAACCAAAACATCCACATCCACTTCATTCAGAACACCCGCCAGTGATTCCCGCCGGTCTTTTACCGTAGGTTTATCGCGCTCATTCCTGGGATTGGGCCCGCGCACTTTCTTGTCATCATCCTTAAAAGCCGGTCCGTCCGTAAATAGGTCGTTCATCCATTCCATATTCCACACACCAAACCGAAGATTCGCCATAATTTTCCCATTTTGATTTAGATTTACAGCAACGGAAGCGAAATACAGGTAACCGTTCTCTCCATCGCTTGTATGGATGATGATATAAAAAGCTGTTGGTTACAAAAAAATTTGGCCAAGAAGATAGAGAGTACAGAAAAAAGATAGCTTTAATCAGTAATCAGTAATCAGTAATCAGTAATCAGTAATCAGTAATCAGTAATCAGCAATCAGCAATCAGCAATCAGCAATCATTCAACTCTGGCACCGGGTTTGAATTTCCCGGATATCGTCATCCGTGAGTTTCAGGGATTCATCATTTTGCAATTGCATTCGCTCATGCATAATTGCCGCCGGGTTATCCACATGGCTGAAGCCTAAAGCGTGGCCCACTTCATGTGCTAAAACAAGCCCCAGCTTATTGAGGTTATCAAACTGGTAGATATTGATCTTTTTTTGATCAGCAACGTTAATATAAATAGCTTGGTGAAATGTCTTCCATAAACTAAATTGGTTTTTGTACTGGTAGATCACCTCGTTGATTTCATCCGCATAAGCATTCAGCTCTTCAGAGATTTGAGTCATCTTTTCGTCTTCCGTATTTACTTCCACTTCCAGCGGATCCAGTTTTCTCTCCAGGAATTCCATCTCTTTTTTGAGTTCTTTGAGCTGTTCATCTTCATTTCGGGAGATAACACCGGTACTTGTCATGCGTGACAAAAGGGTGTTGTATAAATTCACTTTTTGAGCATATTCAGAAAACAGGTTGTTGTAATTCGTCAGCTTCATCTGAAATTTGCGGGATTCTTGCTGGTAACTCATCCGCATTGCCACGTATTTCTTTCTCATTTCGTTGATGCGATCAGACATCTGCTGCTCATCTTCGGTATACTGTTGATTATCGCTGTAGATGAGATTGAGCGCAACTTCGCCACTGTCGCTGTAAGCAATCAATTCCGTTCCGGCAGCATCCGACCAAAGTTTGCTCACATCTTTCATGATGCGTTTGAGCGTCTCCTCACTAACACTAAACCGGGAATCAATTCTCCCGATTCTCCAGGTAATTGGTTCGGAACAACTGTTGGTAATCGTTTCGTTTTTTGAAGGATGATTTTCACCGGAGACAGACAGTCTGATTCCATCCAAAAAAAAGAAAGCAAAACAGAAAATAATGACCAGGTTATATTTCATCCTCAAGTCTCCTTGAATAATATCTGAGGGTTCTTTCAGTAAATATAACGAATTGTTGAGGATCGGATTATTTTAAGTTGAGAGTTGCCTTGTTAAAAAACCTTTGATTCGTTTAGCCATTCCCGAACACGTATTTTTTCTGTTGATCAAAGCAAGAAAAGGGCGATATCATTCAAGAGAGATATGTAAATTCAAAAGTACGATTAAAGTGACTAACACTTCGGCTGCATGGGTACTATTTTTACCATCGGAATTTTCTTGTGCTTTTTCCTTCAGTTTCTGCTGTTGAGCAAGAAGAACAAATCCATTCCCGATAAAATCCTTGCCGTGTGGATGTTTATCTTCGGATTTCATCTGTTCAGTTATTATCTCTACTACATGGGTTACTGGGATCGCTACCCGCACCTGGTGGGCATTCATCTCCCGGTTCCATTGTTACACGGCCCGATGTTGTACCTCTACGTTTTGTTTTCTCTGCGATCCGATCAACGGTTTACGTGGGAAAATTTCCTCCATTTTTTACCTGCTGTGGGTTGCTATCTTTATATGATGCCGTACTTTTTTTCGTATTCGGCCGAGCGAAAAGCGCTGCTAAACGCCGGATTAATTGATGATTATTCCACGTTCATAATTGTAGCACTCTTTTCATTTTTCATTTCGGGAATTGGTTATTCTGTTGCATCCTATCGTCTTTTAAATCGCTATCGTGACCTGACCGACCAAAATTTTGCCTACCGAGAATCCATTGATCTAAACTGGTTGAAATTTTTTATTTGGGGAATCGGGTTGATTTTCGTGCTTGCGGCTATCGTTTCAATTCCAACGGAAGCAATGGGCATCGACTTCGGATTCAACGCCGATCCCATTTTCTATTCAGCAATCATTCTCTTCATATTTTTTCTCGGTTATTCAGGAATCCGCCATCAGTCTATTTTTTCTGCAGACGTTTCTGAAAACAGCCAAATTGTGGAACCGAAAACCACGGGAGAATATAAACGATCGGGCCTGAAGGAAGAGGATGCACTGGTTTATCATCAAAGACTGTCGAAGATGATGAAAACTCAAAAACCTTACCTGGAACCAAAACTGACACTCGGAACGCTTGCCGAGGAACTTGATATTTCAGCGAATCATCTATCGCAAATCATTAATCAATACGAAGAAAAAAATTTCTACGATTATGTGAATGGTTATCGCGTGGACGAGTTTAAAGAGAGAGTTTTAAAACCGGAGAATCGTAACTACAATATCTTGTCAGTAGCTTATGATTCCGGGTTTAATTCCAAGTCGTCTTTTAACCAGGTTTTTAAAAAGATCACCGGCCAAACTCCTTCACAATACCTGGCAAAAGCCAAAGACTGATTTTCGGCATTTCTTTTTGAGCGGCCAAAAAAAGACTTCATTTTTAAAAAGTTATATAGTTAGAAAATTCAGTCACTTAAAGTCCTTCTGAAAGTTCATTCCTACCCGTTTGGACCAGTTCATTGTTCACACTTACAGGTTCGGACGATTGATAAACAGCCCCTCCGCATCTTTCTGGAAATCAATCATCCAGATATGAAAAGATTCAAAAAAGTTACTGGTAAGATTTTTCAAAACGTGGGTTTTGGAATCCTGATCATAATCAGCATTGCAATTATGGTTCTGGTACTCTGGATCAATTTTAAACGGTGGTTGGGATAAATGGAAACCCCATAGAATTTTTAAACAACATTATCATGAAACGAGCAATATTTTTAATCCTTACAATATTCATACAGCTGTTTATCTACATACAACCAGAAGCATTATCACAACCTATTACACAAACCATTAAGGGAACGGTTTTTGATGTAAAGACAAATGATCCGCTTCCGGGTGCCTCTGTAATGATTCTTGAATCGATTCCGCTGCTTGGCACAATTGCCGATACTGATGGAAATTTTTCCATCCAAAATGCAAGATTGGGAAGACAGTCGATTCAGTTTAGTTATATCGGGTACGAGCCCGTGATTATCCCGGAAGTGCTTGTGACTTCAGGCAAAGAAGTCGTTTTAAATATCGGGCTGGAACCCTCGCTCACAGAACTGGAAGGAATTGTGGTGACGCCTAAAGTCCGAAAAGATCAACCCTTAAATTCTCATGCAAGTGTTAGCGCGCGGTCATTTTCTGTGGAGGAAACGCGGCGGTATGCAGGTGGTATTGATGATCCTGCACGGCTGGTATCCGCTTTTGCCGGTGTAAGTGTGGGGAATGTTCAGGAAAATGCAATTATCGTTCGGGGAAATTCGCCCAAAGGTGTATCGTGGCGGTTAGAAGGTGTTGAAATCCCGGCTCCTCATCATTTTGTAAGTGGAAACGTCGCAGGAGGGGGAATGGTAACCTTGTTCAGCAGCCAAATGCTGGCGAACTCTGATTTTCATACAAGTGCGTTCCCGGCTGAATATGGAAATGCTTTGGCCGGTGTTTTCGATATGAATCTTCGAAACGGCAATTTTGATAAACGGGAATACACCATCCAGGCAGGAACGATGGGATTGGACTTTTCATCTGAAGGTCCGCTTTCTGCAGGTTCGAATGCATCTTATGTGTTTAACTATCGTTATTCGACGCTCGGGCTGCTTGCAGATCTTAAAGCAATCCCGGATGAACAGGTGATCAAATACCAGGATCTTTCCTATAAATTTAATATGCCAACCAAACGGGCCGGTACTTTTTCTTTATGGGGGATTGGCGGACTGGACCTGAGTACGCAGGAGTTTGAAACGGATTCAACTCAATGGGAAATTGACTGGGACAGAGTGGGGTATGACTGGAATATTGCGATGGGTGCCGCCGGATTGAGCCACAGGATTTATACCGGCGACCGTGCGTTTGTTCACACCACATTTGCCGTTACCGGATTGAAAAACAAGATGGAAGCGGATCGCCAGGACAATCAACTGGTTCTGCGCCCGTATCTTATGGCTTACGATTATTCCGGAAAAATAAGCCTGGGGACAGCTTTCAATTATACGTTTGGTTCCCGGCATTCAAATCAGACCGGGGTCACCTACAAACGACTTATTTACGATCTGGATATCAACAGTACTACGATTGAAAACAGGCCGGAAACGTACCAGAATATTTCGAATCAACAGGGAGCAAGCGATGTATTGGAAGTCTATACTCAATCAACTGTGGATCTTTCCCAAACCGTAACGCTTAATGCAGGCGTCAATACCGGCTATTTTGGATTGAACGAGAAATATTCAGTAGATCCGAGAGTTGGATTGAAATGGGACTTCAGCGAAAATCAGGCACTGAGCCTGGGGTATGGAAAGCATAGTCAGATGGAAGATCTCAAGATCTATTTCGTCACAAAGCAGATCGATGGAAAAACAGAACATCCCAATAAAGACCTGGAATTATCAAAGGCACATCACTTTGTACTGGCGTACGACTGGCAGGTCAATCAAAACCTCCGTCTCAAGATTGAACCTTACATTCAACTGCTGTACGATATCCCCGGCATTGCCGACAGTTCTTTCTCGATGATTAATTATAAGCAGGATTGGGCGTTTGACGATGCTCTTGAGAACAATTCCATCGGAAGAAATATTGGGATTGATGTGACCTTTGAACGCTTTCTGAACAACAATTACTATTTCCTGGTGACCGGTTCATTGATAAGCTCCCGATATAAAGCAGATGATGGAATCTGGCGGGATACACGTTACAACAAAACGTTTGTAGGAAATGTATTGGCCGGTAAAGAGTTCTTCTTTGGAGAAAATGGCAGGGTTCTCGGTATCAACGGGAGAGTAAATTTTGTAGGCGGAGAACGGGTCAGCCCGATTATGGAAGCAGAATCAAGGGAGGAGGAACGCGTGATTTTTGATGAAGACCGGGCATTCAGGAATCAGTTGTCATCCATGCTTTATGCAGATCTGTCCGTAACCTATCGTATCAACAGGGCTGGACATTCAAGTGTGTGGGCGCTGCAGGTAAAAAATATTCTTGGCCGGGAAATGCCCGAAGGATATAACTACAACTATAAAACAGAAAAAGTGCAACTGGATAAAAGTGTGATCGTTATACCAAGTTTGAGTTATAAGATTGAATTTTAGAAATGACGTACACCATGGAAAATGAATCGACTTTTACAAATATCAGGGTACTTTTTCGAAATCTGGATTTCGCTATCGAGCAGTATGTAAGTTATTTAATTGAGGAGTTGGATAAAGGACAAGCCTGACGGGTCTGAATGACGATTGGAATTCCATAATCGTCATTCACCTTGCCCCTATCCTGATGTATAAATCAGGCTAAGGCTTCGGGTATCTATTCCCGGAAAAACTACCTGATTTTCAACCTGCTGACGAGAATAAATCCCACGCCGGATAGAATCGAAGCGATATCATACGTCAGCACTCTGGAATCGTCGATGATATTTCCGATGCCGTTGATCAACAAAAGAATGCCAATAACAAGCAGTGATATTTTGATTGATTTGCTCATCATTCATTTCTGTTAGTAATCGGTTTTCTCTTTTCATTTTAAAACTGAATTATGAAAAAATGAGGTATTTAAAGTGTGGGTATGAAAACAAATTCAACATCACGAACCCCGCTCATTTTTTGAATGCGAAATCTAAGACCAAAGAATAATTGTACAGTAATTGATTTTCTAATGAGATAAATCAAAATGGTCACTATAAAATTGTAACCTTTCCCTGATCATCCCTTCTGATAAACCAAAATCTTCCGCTGAATATGTATGTTTTCCATGCTTTTCCTTTGCATTATTTTGGACATACTCATTCACTTTTGCCTCAATACATTGATCCCATGCCAAGCCAAAGTGTCTGTAAATATCCCGGGTAGTTTTGACCGGTTCTTTCACAAATGATTTGAAAAATACATCATATACC
It encodes:
- a CDS encoding TonB-dependent receptor, producing MKRAIFLILTIFIQLFIYIQPEALSQPITQTIKGTVFDVKTNDPLPGASVMILESIPLLGTIADTDGNFSIQNARLGRQSIQFSYIGYEPVIIPEVLVTSGKEVVLNIGLEPSLTELEGIVVTPKVRKDQPLNSHASVSARSFSVEETRRYAGGIDDPARLVSAFAGVSVGNVQENAIIVRGNSPKGVSWRLEGVEIPAPHHFVSGNVAGGGMVTLFSSQMLANSDFHTSAFPAEYGNALAGVFDMNLRNGNFDKREYTIQAGTMGLDFSSEGPLSAGSNASYVFNYRYSTLGLLADLKAIPDEQVIKYQDLSYKFNMPTKRAGTFSLWGIGGLDLSTQEFETDSTQWEIDWDRVGYDWNIAMGAAGLSHRIYTGDRAFVHTTFAVTGLKNKMEADRQDNQLVLRPYLMAYDYSGKISLGTAFNYTFGSRHSNQTGVTYKRLIYDLDINSTTIENRPETYQNISNQQGASDVLEVYTQSTVDLSQTVTLNAGVNTGYFGLNEKYSVDPRVGLKWDFSENQALSLGYGKHSQMEDLKIYFVTKQIDGKTEHPNKDLELSKAHHFVLAYDWQVNQNLRLKIEPYIQLLYDIPGIADSSFSMINYKQDWAFDDALENNSIGRNIGIDVTFERFLNNNYYFLVTGSLISSRYKADDGIWRDTRYNKTFVGNVLAGKEFFFGENGRVLGINGRVNFVGGERVSPIMEAESREEERVIFDEDRAFRNQLSSMLYADLSVTYRINRAGHSSVWALQVKNILGREMPEGYNYNYKTEKVQLDKSVIVIPSLSYKIEF
- a CDS encoding helix-turn-helix domain-containing protein, giving the protein MGYWDRYPHLVGIHLPVPLLHGPMLYLYVLFSLRSDQRFTWENFLHFLPAVGCYLYMMPYFFSYSAERKALLNAGLIDDYSTFIIVALFSFFISGIGYSVASYRLLNRYRDLTDQNFAYRESIDLNWLKFFIWGIGLIFVLAAIVSIPTEAMGIDFGFNADPIFYSAIILFIFFLGYSGIRHQSIFSADVSENSQIVEPKTTGEYKRSGLKEEDALVYHQRLSKMMKTQKPYLEPKLTLGTLAEELDISANHLSQIINQYEEKNFYDYVNGYRVDEFKERVLKPENRNYNILSVAYDSGFNSKSSFNQVFKKITGQTPSQYLAKAKD
- a CDS encoding matrixin family metalloprotease, which gives rise to MKYNLVIIFCFAFFFLDGIRLSVSGENHPSKNETITNSCSEPITWRIGRIDSRFSVSEETLKRIMKDVSKLWSDAAGTELIAYSDSGEVALNLIYSDNQQYTEDEQQMSDRINEMRKKYVAMRMSYQQESRKFQMKLTNYNNLFSEYAQKVNLYNTLLSRMTSTGVISRNEDEQLKELKKEMEFLERKLDPLEVEVNTEDEKMTQISEELNAYADEINEVIYQYKNQFSLWKTFHQAIYINVADQKKINIYQFDNLNKLGLVLAHEVGHALGFSHVDNPAAIMHERMQLQNDESLKLTDDDIREIQTRCQS
- a CDS encoding GntR family transcriptional regulator — its product is MNYNFILSQTDKRPMYQQIMEQIKQRIAVGDWSPRTPLPSIRELATEVKVSIITVKRAYMELEREGVISTQQGKGSWVNDSQNLKELQREKLNQHLEQAGKLAKSLDIPEDELLKMIKKYI
- a CDS encoding endonuclease/exonuclease/phosphatase family protein, giving the protein MANLRFGVWNMEWMNDLFTDGPAFKDDDKKVRGPNPRNERDKPTVKDRRESLAGVLNEVDVDVLVVVEGPNKANELQLFFDTDINGTWACDVQPTKGGSQIVGIAVRTDKGHFSGNSFDRFHIGEGQGGESERLSNATTDFAIDTDDDDIRELHRFERLPLYAEINLIDGKKFRVVGLHLKSKGIFQAYEWSKWWSQADANRKKIVAQCTQLRLEFLDYYLTENSTRDIPLIICGDINDGPGQDASEKKLNVSGIERLMGTVWKPGLCLGNALFDALDDDDQWKINLSPIHTTSFKDPIFDNYRDVWIDHILYSRNRPKSWISNARVHEELPDGQMVWRKHRYASDHFLVTVDIDTDKL